The proteins below come from a single Vidua macroura isolate BioBank_ID:100142 chromosome 17, ASM2450914v1, whole genome shotgun sequence genomic window:
- the ACTR5 gene encoding actin-related protein 5: MAAPTRVFAFRDARWAPDPVLEPGAAVRSPQPAPLVIDNGSFQTRAGWACPDPAVPAEPLLRFRSLAARSRGARGGAGAETQVGNDLGSPEPLRWLLRSPFDRNVPVQLELQELLLDHVFQRLGVSSQGCVDHPIVLTEAVCNPLYSRQMMSELLFECYQVPKVSYGVDSLYSFYHNRRQTWPCSGLVISSGYQCTHILPVLEGRLDAKNCKRINLGGCQAAVYLQRLLQLKYPGHFAAITLSRMEEILHEHSYIAQDYIEELQKWRCPEYYENNVHKMQLPFSNKLLGSTVASEEKQEKRQQQLRRLQELNARRREEKLQLDQERLDRLLYVQELLEDGQMDQFHKALVELNMDSAEELQSYINKLSLSVEQTKQKILQSEVNIEVDVVDSKPETPDLDPLGSEQSLEDVESINEFEPLFAEEQPEVEKPVAAVQPVFNLAEYHQLFLGTERIRAPEIVFQPSLIGEDQAGIAETMQYVLERYSKEQQAILVQNVFLTGGNMMYPGLKARIQKELLEMRPFQSSFQVSLASSPVLDAWYGARDWAVEYMNREEGWISRKDYEEKGGEYLKEHCASNVYVPIRLPKQAPRAAEAPSRASGTGNPSEQA, from the exons ATGGCGGCGCCCACGAGGGTGTTCGCGTTCCGGGACGCGCGCTGGGCCCCGGACCCGGTGCTGGAGCCGGGCGCGGCCGTGCGGAGCCCGCAGCCGGCGCCGCTGGTCATCGACAACGGCTCCTTCCAGACGCGGGCGGGATGGGCCTGCCCCGACCCCGCCGTGCCCGCCGAGCCGCTGCTGCGGTTCCGCTCGCTGGCGGCGCGGAGCCGCGGggcccgcggcggggcgggcgcagAGACCCAGGTGGGGAACGACCTGGGCAGCCCCGAGCCCCTGCGGTGGCTGCTGCGCTCGCCCTTCGACCGCAACGTGCCcgtgcagctggagctgcaggagctgctcctggaccACGTCTTCCAGCGCCTCGGCGTCTCCTCGCAG ggctgtgtggATCACCCAATTGTTCTGACAGAAGCAGTTTGCAACCCTCTGTACTCAAGGCAAATGATGTCTGAGCTCCTCTTTGAATGCTACCAAGTGCCAAAGGTGTCCTATGGCGTGGACAGCCTGTACAGTTTTTATCACAACAGGAGGCAGACCTGGCCCTGCAGTGGTTTGGTGATATCCTCAGGGTACCAGTGCACACACATTTTGCCAGTCTTAGAAGGCAG GCTGGATGCCAAGAACTGCAAGCGCATTAACCTGGGGGGGTGCCAGGCTGCCGTGTACCTGCAGCGCCTGCTGCAGCTCAAGTACCCCGGGCATTTCGCAGCCATCACGCTGAGCCGCATGGAGGAGATCCTGCACGAGCACAGCTACATCGCCCAGGACTACATAGAAG agctgcagaagtgGCGGTGCCCAGAGTACTACGAGAACAATGTGCACAAGATGCAGCTGCCTTTCTCCAACAAGCTGCTGGGCAGCACTGTGGCAtctgaggagaagcaggagaagaggcagcagcagctgcggCGGCTTCAGGAGCTCAACGCGCGGCGTCgggaggaaaagctgcagctggaccaggagaggctggacaGGTTGCTGTATGTGCAG GAACTTTTAGAAGATGGTCAGATGGATCAGTTCCACAAAGCTTTGGTGGAGCTGAACATGGACTCTGCAGAAGAACTTCAGTCTTACATCAACAAATTGAGTCTGTCTGTTGAACAAACGAAGCAGAAAATCTTACAGTCAGAAGTCAATATTGAAGTAGATGTTGTGGACAGCAAGCCAGAG ACTCCTGACTTGGATCCACTGGGCAGTGAACAGTCCCTGGAGGATGTGGAAAGTATTAATGAGTTTGAACCTTTATTTGCTGAGGAGCAGCCTGAAGTTGAGAAGCCAGTTGCTGCAGTGCAG CCCGTGTTTAACCTGGCAGAATACCACCAGCTTTTCCTTGGCACTGAAAGAATCAGGGCTCCAGAGATTGTCTTCCAGCCCTCCCTGATAGGAGAGGACCAGGCTGGGATAGCAGAAACCATGCAATATGTCCTTGAGAG GTATTCAAAGGAACAACAGGCTATCCTTGTCCAGAATGTTTTCCTCACAGGTGGAAATATGATGTACCCTGGACTGAAGGCCAGAATCCAGAAGGAACTCCTGGAAATGAGGCCATTCCAGTCATCCTTTCAG GTCAGCCTTGcttccagccctgtcctggaTGCCTGGTATGGGGCTAGGGACTGGGCAGTGGAATACATGAACCGTGAGGAAGGCTGGATCAGCAGGAAGGACTatgaggagaaaggaggggaaTACCTCAAGGAACACTGTGCCTCCAATGTCTATGTTCCCATCCGCCTTCCCAAGCAGGCCCCACGGGCAGCAGaggctcccagcagagcctcGGGCACAGGGAACCCCAGTGAGCAGGCATAG